Proteins encoded in a region of the Agromyces protaetiae genome:
- a CDS encoding ABC transporter permease, with amino-acid sequence MRTRLRDQWPTLLVATLAGTFGVMLLHVTGMLAAAIAADDVTGTSDTVAIMLMIVAGVFIVISIYVSTIVTANTVATVVAGRTRLIALLRLIGSSARAERARIAKEGLLVGLAGAALGIVLGTAAASGLQTVAVATDLMPATAYDYLDAVVVLPAVAVVLTTWLASWVGSRRVLTVRPAQAIGNATEHDREEIVRRRGRNVTALVLVVSGAMLLAGGVALGLLMPLGVFVAMLGGILSFTGIVLAAQVVMPPVLRLVGRLLGASPAARLAAENAVRHPERSSRMTIGLVIGVTLVTTFAVTMESYRALILTAQDQRPDVYLGIDEMLNATIAVFSVLIGFSALIAALGLVNTLSLSVLQRTRELGLLRALGFDRGQLRWMVIAEATALTVSATLTGIVLGFVYGWAGAQSLLGTTLTEPGLVLPGVPWVLFGILALAAVALTLVASVAPARRAMRVSPVVALAAE; translated from the coding sequence ATGCGCACACGACTCAGGGACCAGTGGCCGACGCTGCTCGTCGCCACGCTCGCCGGCACCTTCGGCGTCATGCTGCTGCACGTGACCGGGATGCTCGCCGCGGCGATCGCCGCCGACGACGTCACGGGGACCAGCGACACCGTGGCGATCATGCTCATGATCGTCGCCGGCGTGTTCATCGTGATCTCGATCTACGTGAGCACGATCGTGACGGCGAACACCGTCGCGACGGTGGTCGCCGGGCGCACGCGACTCATCGCGCTGCTCCGGTTGATCGGCTCGAGCGCGAGGGCAGAACGGGCCCGCATCGCGAAGGAGGGGCTGCTCGTCGGACTCGCGGGCGCGGCGCTCGGCATCGTGCTCGGCACCGCCGCCGCATCCGGCCTGCAGACCGTCGCGGTCGCGACCGACCTCATGCCGGCGACCGCCTACGACTACCTCGACGCCGTGGTCGTGCTGCCGGCGGTCGCGGTCGTGCTGACGACGTGGCTCGCCTCATGGGTGGGCTCGCGGCGGGTGCTGACCGTCCGTCCGGCGCAGGCGATCGGCAACGCGACCGAGCACGACCGCGAGGAGATCGTCCGCCGGCGCGGGCGCAACGTGACGGCGCTGGTGCTCGTCGTCTCCGGCGCGATGCTGCTGGCCGGAGGCGTCGCCCTCGGGCTGCTGATGCCGCTCGGCGTGTTCGTGGCCATGCTGGGCGGCATCCTCTCGTTCACCGGGATCGTGCTCGCCGCGCAGGTCGTCATGCCGCCCGTGCTCCGGCTCGTCGGCCGGCTGCTCGGCGCATCGCCCGCCGCCCGGCTGGCCGCGGAGAACGCAGTGCGCCACCCCGAGCGGAGCTCGCGCATGACCATCGGTCTCGTGATCGGGGTCACGCTCGTGACGACGTTCGCGGTGACGATGGAGTCGTACCGTGCGCTGATCCTCACCGCGCAGGATCAGCGACCCGACGTCTACCTCGGCATCGACGAGATGCTCAACGCGACGATCGCCGTGTTCAGCGTGCTCATCGGGTTCAGTGCCCTGATCGCCGCGCTCGGCCTGGTCAACACGCTGTCGCTGAGCGTGCTGCAGCGCACGCGCGAGCTGGGACTGCTGCGCGCGCTGGGCTTCGATCGTGGGCAGCTGCGCTGGATGGTCATCGCCGAGGCCACGGCGCTCACGGTCTCGGCGACGCTCACGGGCATCGTGCTCGGGTTCGTCTACGGCTGGGCCGGTGCACAATCGCTCCTCGGCACCACGCTGACCGAGCCGGGACTCGTGCTCCCGGGTGTGCCGTGGGTGCTTTTCGGCATCCTCGCGCTCGCGGCCGTGGCATTGACCCTCGTGGCATCCGTCGCCCCTGCGCGGCGCGCCATGCGCGTCTCGCCCGTGGTCGCCCTCGCCGCGGAGTGA
- the era gene encoding GTPase Era: MTDHRDYRAGFVSFVGRPNVGKSTLTNALVGEKVAITSSKPQTTRRAIRGIVHREHGQLILVDTPGLHRPRTLLGERLNSLVQTTLGDVDVIAFCVPANEAVGPGDRFINEQLDQYPHAKKVAIVTKTDATSKAKVAEQLLAVSELREWAAIIPVSAPRGEQLDVLVDELLKLMPEAEQPLYPAETLTDEDVTERIAEYVREAALEGVSDELPHSIAVTVDDMIERDDKDLVEIYANLYVERDSQKGIIIGKGGARLKEVGATARAQIEALLGRKVYLALHVKVAKDWQRDPKLLGRLGF, translated from the coding sequence ATGACCGATCACCGTGACTACCGGGCGGGGTTCGTCTCGTTCGTGGGCCGGCCGAACGTCGGCAAGTCCACGCTCACCAACGCGCTCGTGGGCGAGAAGGTCGCCATCACGAGCTCGAAGCCGCAGACGACCAGACGGGCGATCCGCGGCATCGTGCATCGCGAGCACGGGCAGCTGATCCTCGTCGACACGCCGGGTCTGCACCGGCCGCGCACCCTGCTCGGCGAGCGGTTGAACTCGCTGGTGCAGACGACGCTCGGCGATGTCGACGTGATCGCGTTCTGCGTGCCCGCGAACGAGGCGGTGGGGCCGGGCGACCGGTTCATCAACGAGCAGCTCGACCAGTATCCGCATGCGAAGAAGGTCGCGATCGTCACCAAGACGGATGCCACGTCGAAGGCCAAGGTCGCCGAACAGCTGCTCGCGGTCTCCGAACTGCGCGAGTGGGCGGCGATCATCCCGGTCTCCGCGCCCCGCGGCGAACAGCTCGACGTGCTCGTCGACGAGCTGCTGAAGCTCATGCCCGAGGCCGAGCAGCCGCTCTACCCGGCCGAGACCCTCACCGACGAGGACGTCACCGAACGCATCGCCGAGTACGTGCGCGAGGCCGCGCTCGAGGGTGTCTCCGACGAGCTGCCGCACTCGATCGCCGTGACCGTCGACGACATGATCGAGCGCGACGACAAGGACCTCGTCGAGATCTACGCCAACCTCTACGTCGAGCGCGACAGCCAGAAGGGGATCATCATCGGCAAGGGCGGCGCGCGCCTGAAGGAGGTCGGGGCGACGGCCAGGGCCCAGATCGAGGCGCTGCTCGGCCGCAAGGTCTACCTCGCGCTGCACGTCAAGGTCGCGAAGGACTGGCAGCGCGACCCGAAGCTGCTCGGGCGGCTCGGATTCTGA
- the ybeY gene encoding rRNA maturation RNase YbeY translates to MSIEITNESGVDVDEAALQRLAVYALDAMHVHRDAELAILLVDEGAMEQLHVQWMDEPGPTDVLSFPMDELRPGTEDRQTPAGLLGDVVLCPQVAESQAKEAGHSLLDELQMLTAHGMLHLLGFDHAEPQEEKEMFGIQRDILVGFAMQERRR, encoded by the coding sequence ATGAGCATCGAGATCACCAACGAGTCGGGCGTCGACGTCGACGAAGCCGCGTTGCAGCGGCTCGCGGTCTATGCGCTCGACGCGATGCACGTACACCGCGACGCCGAGCTCGCGATCCTGCTCGTCGACGAGGGCGCCATGGAGCAACTGCACGTGCAGTGGATGGACGAGCCCGGTCCGACCGATGTGCTGAGCTTCCCGATGGACGAGCTGCGCCCCGGGACCGAAGACCGGCAGACGCCGGCCGGCCTGCTCGGCGACGTCGTCCTCTGCCCGCAGGTCGCCGAGTCGCAGGCGAAGGAGGCCGGTCACTCGCTGCTCGACGAGCTGCAGATGCTCACCGCGCACGGCATGCTGCACCTGCTCGGCTTCGATCACGCCGAGCCGCAGGAAGAGAAAGAGATGTTCGGCATCCAGCGCGACATCCTGGTCGGGTTCGCGATGCAGGAACGTCGCCGCTGA
- a CDS encoding ABC transporter ATP-binding protein, giving the protein MQIQPSDLGLIARVTSLGKRFGSGAGTVTALDDVSLGLRRGEFTAIMGPSGSGKSTLMHIMAGLDSPSSGQVWLGDTEITTLSDSALTVLRRRRIGFVFQSFNLVPTLDVRGNVMLPFELDGRKPSRDEQAWIDELFATLGLGSRLGHRPHELSGGQQQRVAIARALATRPDLVFADEPTGNLDSRTGREVLGLLATASATSGQSIAMVTHDPVAASHADRILFLADGRIVRDSGRSTPEEISAFMLSMEAAA; this is encoded by the coding sequence ATGCAGATCCAACCCTCAGACCTCGGACTCATCGCGCGCGTCACGTCGCTCGGCAAACGCTTCGGCAGCGGGGCGGGCACCGTCACCGCGCTCGACGACGTCTCACTCGGACTCCGCCGCGGCGAGTTCACGGCGATCATGGGCCCATCGGGGTCGGGCAAGTCGACGCTCATGCACATCATGGCGGGCCTCGACTCGCCGTCCTCCGGCCAGGTATGGCTCGGCGACACCGAGATCACCACCCTGTCGGACTCCGCGCTGACCGTGCTGCGCCGTCGGCGCATCGGCTTCGTGTTCCAGTCGTTCAACCTCGTGCCCACGCTCGACGTCCGCGGCAACGTGATGCTCCCGTTCGAGCTCGACGGCCGCAAGCCGTCGCGCGACGAGCAGGCCTGGATCGACGAGCTGTTCGCGACGCTCGGCCTCGGGTCCCGGCTCGGTCACCGCCCGCACGAGCTCTCGGGCGGGCAGCAGCAGCGGGTCGCGATCGCGCGTGCGCTGGCCACCCGGCCAGACCTCGTCTTCGCGGACGAGCCGACTGGGAATCTCGATTCGCGGACCGGCCGTGAGGTGCTCGGACTGCTCGCGACCGCGAGCGCGACGTCCGGTCAGTCCATCGCGATGGTGACGCACGACCCGGTGGCCGCGAGCCACGCCGATCGCATCCTGTTCCTCGCCGATGGCCGGATCGTCCGCGACTCCGGCCGGTCGACGCCTGAAGAGATCTCGGCGTTCATGCTCTCGATGGAGGCGGCCGCCTGA
- a CDS encoding hemolysin family protein, whose amino-acid sequence MQPWPFLIAAFVLVSFGGLMAAVDSALGVLSRADLTDLALVSRARRSLLAIAADPGAHVNAVNFVRILAETTAAVLVTLAFAAFIVNDWYVLLWSALIMTAVSFVLVGASPRSVGRAHARAVLRWSAPIVRFLRVVLGPVASALVALGNRVTPGRARFEGVSSEEQLLSIVDEATELDVLEAEDRELIHSIFEFNDTVAREVMVPRTDMVTIDADAHLPQAMALFLSAGFSRIPVIDRAADDVSGILYLRDLARLAFERPLGAEGLTVGELARPAVFVPDSVKADALLRRMQLESNHLAMVVDEYGGIAGLVTLEDLIEELVGDISDEYDREAAQVEPLDGGRYRVSVRLPIDEFGELFGLELDDEDVDTVGGLFAKELGRLPQPGERVAVSGVLLEAERTEGRRKRLSTVLAWPDQALIDARTAFEGGPGEPPGDDDRNTDEVGHRP is encoded by the coding sequence ATGCAACCCTGGCCGTTCCTCATCGCCGCGTTCGTGCTGGTGAGCTTCGGCGGCCTGATGGCCGCCGTGGACTCCGCGCTCGGCGTGCTCTCGAGGGCCGACCTCACCGATCTCGCGCTCGTGTCGCGCGCCCGCCGGTCGCTGCTCGCGATCGCCGCCGACCCGGGCGCGCACGTGAACGCGGTGAACTTCGTGCGCATCCTCGCGGAGACCACGGCCGCAGTGCTGGTGACGCTCGCGTTCGCGGCGTTCATCGTCAACGACTGGTACGTGCTGTTGTGGTCGGCGCTCATCATGACGGCCGTCTCGTTCGTGCTCGTCGGGGCCAGCCCGCGAAGCGTGGGGCGCGCGCACGCGCGAGCCGTGCTGCGCTGGTCGGCGCCGATCGTGCGGTTCCTGCGGGTCGTGCTCGGCCCGGTCGCGAGCGCGCTCGTCGCGCTCGGCAACCGGGTGACGCCCGGCCGGGCGCGCTTCGAGGGGGTCTCCAGCGAAGAGCAGCTGCTCAGCATCGTCGATGAGGCGACCGAGCTCGACGTGCTCGAGGCCGAGGATCGCGAGCTCATCCATTCGATCTTCGAGTTCAACGACACGGTGGCACGCGAGGTCATGGTGCCCCGCACGGACATGGTGACGATCGACGCCGACGCGCACCTCCCGCAGGCGATGGCCCTGTTCCTCAGCGCGGGGTTCTCCCGCATCCCGGTGATCGACCGCGCCGCCGACGATGTGAGCGGCATCCTCTATCTGCGCGATCTCGCGCGCCTCGCGTTCGAGCGTCCGCTCGGCGCCGAAGGCCTCACGGTCGGCGAGCTCGCGCGGCCGGCGGTCTTCGTGCCCGACTCGGTGAAGGCCGATGCCCTGCTCCGCCGGATGCAGCTCGAGTCCAACCACCTGGCGATGGTCGTGGACGAGTACGGCGGCATCGCGGGGCTGGTGACCCTCGAGGATCTCATCGAAGAGCTCGTGGGCGACATCTCCGACGAGTACGACCGCGAGGCCGCACAGGTCGAGCCGCTCGACGGCGGCCGCTACCGGGTGAGCGTTCGCCTGCCGATCGACGAGTTCGGCGAGCTGTTCGGCCTCGAGCTCGACGACGAGGACGTCGACACCGTCGGCGGGCTGTTCGCCAAGGAGCTCGGCCGCCTGCCGCAACCCGGCGAGCGCGTCGCGGTGAGCGGCGTCCTGCTCGAGGCCGAACGCACCGAGGGCCGCCGCAAGCGCCTCTCGACCGTGCTCGCCTGGCCCGACCAGGCCCTGATCGACGCCCGGACCGCTTTCGAGGGCGGACCGGGCGAACCACCCGGCGACGACGACCGGAACACCGACGAAGTGGGGCACCGACCATGA
- the recO gene encoding DNA repair protein RecO, with translation MPVYRDEAVVLRTHKLGEADRIVTLLTRRHGKVRAVAKGVRRTASKFGARLEPFMVADLQLYEGRTLDVITQAESLGSYGAEISQDYAAYTAANAMVETADRVTEAEGSLQQYLLLVGALRSLSRREHGPTLTLDSYLLRSLALAGWAPSFQDCARCGREGEHTAVIVQLGGIVCDACAPPGSPRIDRATIGLLGALLTGDWAHAEAAPDRDRNQASGIVAAYTQWHLERGLRSLPHVTRESAST, from the coding sequence GTGCCGGTCTACCGAGATGAAGCCGTCGTGCTGCGCACCCACAAGCTGGGTGAGGCCGACCGCATCGTCACGCTCCTGACCCGCCGGCACGGCAAGGTGCGCGCGGTCGCGAAGGGGGTCCGGCGCACGGCGTCGAAGTTCGGCGCGCGGCTCGAGCCGTTCATGGTCGCCGACCTGCAGCTGTACGAGGGCCGCACGCTCGACGTCATCACGCAGGCCGAGTCGCTCGGGTCGTACGGCGCTGAGATCTCGCAGGACTACGCGGCCTACACCGCGGCGAACGCGATGGTCGAGACCGCCGACCGGGTGACCGAGGCCGAGGGGTCGCTGCAGCAGTACCTGCTGCTCGTGGGTGCGTTGCGTTCGCTCTCGCGTCGCGAGCACGGCCCGACGCTCACACTCGACTCGTACCTGCTGCGCTCGCTCGCGCTGGCGGGCTGGGCGCCGAGCTTCCAGGACTGCGCCAGGTGCGGTCGCGAGGGCGAGCACACGGCGGTCATCGTGCAGCTCGGCGGCATCGTGTGCGACGCGTGCGCGCCGCCCGGGTCGCCGCGCATCGACCGGGCGACGATCGGTCTGCTCGGTGCGCTGCTCACCGGCGACTGGGCGCACGCCGAAGCCGCGCCCGATCGCGACCGCAACCAGGCGAGCGGCATCGTCGCCGCCTACACTCAGTGGCATCTCGAGCGGGGTCTCCGCTCGCTGCCGCACGTGACGAGAGAATCCGCATCGACGTGA
- a CDS encoding sensor histidine kinase, with amino-acid sequence MTTRLSRGRLVTDVVLAGLFALACAPFALLGDGFDLVALALFAAALAVRRLSPGWSLGIAWLAALVQMIALRDLQMYDIAVLGVLYSTAAHGGRVVKWLGLGSAGVGAVVATVYLVLVKPLTGAAPIGPTSPHPLGWAVWFGFALVAALAVLVLAWTAGLLVRAVRDSREIRRREEVATRERELVEYRYVVEQERNRIARDMHDVVAHSLAVVIAQADGARFAAAARPETAVETLGTIAGVARGALGDVRLLLTELRHAEGEVPQPVLDDLDELIAQVRAAGLDVRFTETGERTTLGTGHQIAVYRIVQEALTNALRHGDAGAPVDLGFTWSGRGVRVQVVNALRADAVRETSGHRHGIPGMRERAQLAGGTLHAEVDGGLFRVVAEIPAMTATAVPGQAVTAVSPAGQSTPPPPGRTA; translated from the coding sequence GTGACCACTCGACTCAGCCGAGGCCGCCTCGTGACCGACGTGGTGCTCGCGGGACTGTTCGCGCTCGCGTGCGCGCCGTTCGCGTTGCTCGGCGACGGCTTCGACCTGGTCGCGCTCGCGCTGTTCGCGGCCGCGCTCGCGGTGCGCCGGCTGTCACCCGGCTGGTCGCTCGGCATCGCCTGGCTGGCCGCGCTCGTGCAGATGATCGCCCTGCGCGACCTGCAGATGTACGACATCGCGGTGCTCGGCGTCCTGTACTCGACCGCCGCACACGGCGGCCGTGTCGTGAAATGGCTCGGACTCGGCTCCGCCGGGGTGGGCGCGGTCGTCGCGACGGTCTACCTCGTACTCGTCAAACCGCTCACGGGCGCCGCGCCCATCGGCCCGACATCGCCGCATCCACTGGGCTGGGCGGTCTGGTTCGGGTTCGCACTCGTGGCGGCGCTCGCGGTGCTCGTGCTCGCCTGGACCGCCGGGCTGCTGGTGCGCGCCGTGCGCGACTCGCGCGAGATCCGGCGCCGCGAAGAGGTCGCGACCCGCGAGCGCGAGCTCGTGGAGTACCGCTATGTGGTCGAGCAGGAACGCAACCGCATCGCCCGCGACATGCACGACGTGGTCGCGCACTCGCTCGCCGTCGTCATCGCCCAGGCCGACGGTGCGCGCTTCGCCGCCGCCGCGCGCCCCGAGACGGCGGTCGAGACGCTCGGCACCATCGCGGGCGTCGCGCGCGGCGCGCTCGGCGACGTCAGGCTCCTCCTCACCGAGCTCCGGCACGCCGAGGGTGAGGTCCCGCAGCCCGTGCTCGACGACCTCGACGAGCTGATCGCCCAGGTCAGGGCGGCAGGTCTCGACGTGCGGTTCACGGAGACGGGGGAGCGTACGACGCTCGGCACCGGCCACCAGATCGCGGTGTACCGCATCGTGCAGGAGGCGCTCACCAATGCCCTCCGGCACGGCGATGCGGGCGCACCGGTCGACCTTGGGTTCACGTGGAGCGGGCGCGGCGTGCGCGTGCAGGTCGTCAACGCGCTCCGGGCCGATGCCGTGCGCGAGACATCCGGTCACCGCCATGGGATCCCGGGCATGCGCGAGCGCGCACAGCTCGCCGGAGGCACACTCCACGCCGAGGTCGATGGCGGCCTGTTCCGCGTCGTCGCGGAGATCCCGGCGATGACCGCGACCGCGGTCCCCGGTCAGGCCGTGACCGCCGTCTCGCCGGCCGGTCAGTCCACACCACCCCCACCCGGAAGGACCGCATGA
- the leuA gene encoding 2-isopropylmalate synthase, with protein sequence MENTQKPSSMPVHRYRPYHEQIRVDLPDRTWPSKRIEVAPRWCAVDLRDGNQALIDPMSPERKRIMFDLLVKMGYKEIEVGFPSASQTDFDFVRSLIEGDAIPEDVTIQVLTQARDHLIERTYESIRGAKQAVVHLYNSTSVLQREVVFRTDRQGIIDLALHGARTCRELESTVPGTTVYYEYSPESYTGTELEFAVDVCNQVIEVFEPTPERKVIINLPATVEMTTPNVYADSIEWMSRHLAHRENVILSLHPHNDRGTAIAAAELGYLAGADRIEGCLFGNGERTGNVDLVALGINLFTQGVDPQIDFSNLDEVKRTAEYCNQLPVHERSPWAGDLVYTAFSGSHQDAIKKGFEAMAARAEAEGVAVDDLEWAVPYLPVDPRDLGRSYEAVIRVNSQSGKGGVAYLLKTDHALDLPRKLQIEFSGVVQAKTDSEGGEVTSEQIWDIFTDEYLPAPQHRPDDKWGRFELLSLRTESALDGVVDVQVGLRDHDERIERAANGNGPISAFLNVLSAEGVDVKLRDYVEHTLAASGEAQAAAYVELEVDGRVLWGVGIDADISTASLKAVVSAVNRALRASSSAGAGRQAALV encoded by the coding sequence ATGGAGAACACCCAGAAGCCCTCGTCGATGCCGGTGCACCGGTACCGGCCGTACCACGAACAGATCCGCGTCGACCTGCCCGACCGCACCTGGCCGTCGAAGCGCATCGAGGTCGCACCGCGCTGGTGCGCGGTGGACCTGCGCGACGGCAACCAGGCCCTGATCGACCCGATGAGCCCCGAACGCAAGCGGATCATGTTCGACCTGCTCGTGAAGATGGGCTACAAAGAGATCGAGGTCGGGTTCCCGTCGGCATCGCAGACGGACTTCGACTTCGTGCGCAGCCTGATCGAGGGCGACGCGATCCCCGAGGACGTCACCATCCAGGTGCTGACCCAGGCGCGCGACCACCTCATCGAGCGCACGTACGAATCCATCCGGGGTGCGAAGCAGGCCGTGGTCCACCTGTACAACTCGACGAGTGTGCTGCAGCGCGAGGTCGTGTTCCGCACCGACCGGCAGGGCATCATCGACCTCGCCCTGCACGGCGCGCGCACATGCCGCGAGCTGGAATCGACTGTGCCGGGCACGACCGTCTACTACGAGTACTCGCCCGAGTCGTACACGGGCACCGAGCTCGAGTTCGCGGTCGACGTCTGCAATCAGGTCATCGAGGTGTTCGAGCCGACGCCCGAGCGCAAGGTGATCATCAACCTGCCGGCGACGGTCGAGATGACCACGCCGAACGTGTACGCCGACTCGATCGAGTGGATGAGCCGGCACCTGGCGCATCGCGAGAACGTGATCCTCTCGCTGCATCCGCACAACGACCGCGGCACCGCGATCGCCGCAGCCGAGCTCGGTTACCTGGCGGGAGCCGACCGCATCGAAGGCTGCCTGTTCGGCAACGGCGAGCGCACCGGCAACGTCGACCTCGTCGCGCTCGGCATCAACCTGTTCACGCAGGGCGTCGACCCGCAGATCGACTTCTCCAACCTCGACGAGGTCAAGCGCACGGCCGAGTACTGCAACCAGCTGCCCGTGCACGAGCGCAGCCCGTGGGCGGGCGATCTCGTCTACACGGCGTTCAGCGGCTCGCACCAGGATGCGATCAAGAAGGGCTTCGAGGCCATGGCTGCGCGCGCCGAGGCCGAGGGCGTCGCCGTCGACGATCTGGAGTGGGCGGTGCCCTACCTGCCGGTCGACCCGCGCGACCTCGGCCGATCGTACGAGGCGGTCATCCGGGTGAACTCGCAGTCGGGCAAGGGCGGCGTCGCCTACCTGCTGAAGACCGATCACGCGCTGGATCTGCCGCGCAAGCTGCAGATCGAGTTCTCGGGCGTCGTGCAGGCCAAGACCGACAGCGAGGGCGGTGAGGTCACCAGCGAGCAGATCTGGGACATCTTCACCGACGAGTACCTGCCGGCGCCCCAGCATCGGCCCGACGACAAGTGGGGCCGGTTCGAACTGCTCTCATTGCGCACCGAGAGCGCGCTCGACGGGGTCGTCGACGTGCAGGTGGGCCTGCGCGACCACGACGAGCGCATCGAGCGCGCCGCGAACGGCAACGGGCCGATCTCGGCGTTCCTCAACGTGCTGAGCGCCGAGGGCGTCGACGTCAAGCTGCGTGACTACGTCGAGCACACGCTCGCGGCGAGCGGCGAGGCGCAGGCGGCCGCGTACGTCGAGCTCGAGGTCGACGGCCGCGTCCTGTGGGGTGTGGGCATCGACGCCGACATCTCGACCGCGTCGCTGAAGGCCGTCGTGTCGGCCGTGAACCGCGCGCTCCGCGCATCGAGCTCGGCCGGTGCCGGGCGCCAGGCGGCGCTCGTCTGA
- a CDS encoding response regulator transcription factor — translation MSRIRVALVDDQALFRAGIRMLVESQPDLEFAGEAGDGAAAVALVERAQPDVVVMDVRMPVLDGIQATERLLAEADRAGRTPPRVLVLTTFDLDENAARAIRAGASGFVLKDADPGFLLAAIRTVHQGNAVLAATATRELFAHVGRGSGRRPAPASWSELTAREREIFALAAKGLSNGEIAASEFLSEATVKTHVSRILAKLGLRDRVQLVVFAYEHEIPA, via the coding sequence ATGAGCCGCATCCGCGTCGCGCTCGTCGACGACCAGGCGCTGTTCCGCGCCGGCATCCGCATGCTCGTCGAGTCGCAACCCGACCTCGAGTTCGCCGGCGAGGCCGGCGATGGTGCGGCGGCCGTCGCGCTCGTCGAACGCGCGCAACCCGACGTCGTCGTCATGGACGTGCGCATGCCCGTCCTCGACGGCATTCAGGCCACCGAGCGCCTGCTCGCCGAGGCCGATCGGGCGGGGCGCACGCCGCCGCGCGTGCTCGTGCTCACGACGTTCGACCTCGACGAGAACGCGGCTCGCGCGATCCGTGCAGGGGCGAGCGGATTCGTACTGAAAGACGCCGATCCCGGCTTCCTGCTCGCCGCGATCCGCACCGTGCACCAGGGCAACGCGGTGCTCGCGGCGACCGCGACCCGCGAGCTCTTCGCCCATGTGGGTCGCGGCAGCGGCCGGCGCCCCGCGCCTGCGTCGTGGTCCGAGCTCACCGCTCGTGAACGCGAGATCTTCGCGCTCGCGGCCAAGGGGCTCTCGAACGGTGAGATCGCCGCGTCGGAGTTCCTCAGCGAGGCGACGGTGAAGACGCACGTGAGCCGCATCCTCGCGAAACTCGGTCTGCGTGATCGCGTCCAGCTCGTCGTCTTCGCCTACGAGCACGAGATCCCCGCGTAG
- a CDS encoding trimeric intracellular cation channel family protein, with protein MDAALFTIPLWLDLTAVAIGAVQGAMFSARLTERRIDLLGIALIGIIVGLGGGLLRDLLLNQLPAAMSSNWYLPIATAAALLGMLLLRVFTRLNGLIIALDAITIGLFGAIGTSKALAAGVPVIPAVFVGVVSAVGGSILRDVALNLPIALMHVGSLYAVAATAGTVLLVALSAAGVPLVYAAIACVVVTTLTRLGSVRYGWSLPEQRALGSWPRWRRR; from the coding sequence GTGGACGCCGCGCTCTTCACCATCCCGCTCTGGCTGGACCTGACGGCGGTGGCCATCGGCGCCGTCCAGGGCGCCATGTTCTCCGCGCGGCTCACCGAGCGGCGCATCGACCTGCTCGGCATCGCGCTCATCGGCATCATCGTCGGGCTCGGCGGCGGTCTGCTGCGCGACCTGCTGCTGAACCAGTTGCCCGCCGCGATGTCGAGCAACTGGTACCTGCCGATCGCGACCGCCGCCGCGCTGCTCGGGATGCTCCTCCTACGCGTGTTCACCCGGCTGAACGGCCTCATCATCGCGCTCGACGCGATCACGATCGGGCTGTTCGGCGCGATCGGCACCTCCAAGGCGCTCGCGGCCGGGGTTCCCGTGATCCCGGCCGTCTTCGTGGGGGTGGTGTCCGCCGTCGGCGGATCCATCCTGCGCGACGTGGCCCTGAACCTGCCGATCGCGCTCATGCACGTCGGATCGCTCTACGCCGTCGCCGCGACGGCGGGCACCGTGCTGCTCGTCGCGCTGTCCGCCGCGGGCGTGCCGCTGGTCTACGCCGCCATCGCCTGCGTCGTGGTCACGACGCTCACGCGCCTCGGTTCGGTGCGCTACGGCTGGAGCCTGCCCGAGCAGCGCGCGCTCGGAAGCTGGCCGAGGTGGCGGCGGCGCTGA